In Actinomadura citrea, a single window of DNA contains:
- a CDS encoding zinc-binding dehydrogenase, which translates to MRAVWLRKFGGPEVLVAGDAPDPVPGEGRALVEVEFANITFVETQMRSGTGPMPVRLEPPVIPGNGVGGVVTAVGDGVDGTLVGRRVVSSTGGTGGYAEKVAVDAEGLFEVPDGLALDDAVALLADGRTATMMTRAARPREGERVLVEAAAGGVGTLLVQLAKAQGATVVAAARGARKTELVMRLGADEAVDYGEPGWAEKAGPVDVVFDGVGGDVAREAFGLLRKGGRMVSFGLASGEWASIPEEDARERGVALVRPTATPEELREFTRHALREAAAGRIEPVIGQRFPLDDAAGAHAAIESRGTVGKTLLEVSPPS; encoded by the coding sequence ATGCGTGCTGTGTGGTTGAGGAAGTTCGGCGGGCCGGAGGTGCTGGTCGCGGGGGACGCGCCCGATCCGGTGCCGGGTGAGGGCCGGGCGCTGGTCGAGGTCGAGTTCGCCAACATCACGTTCGTGGAGACGCAGATGCGGTCGGGCACCGGTCCGATGCCGGTGCGGCTGGAGCCGCCGGTGATCCCTGGCAACGGGGTCGGCGGCGTGGTCACGGCGGTCGGGGACGGGGTGGACGGGACGCTCGTCGGACGGCGTGTCGTCAGCAGTACCGGCGGCACCGGCGGCTACGCGGAGAAGGTCGCCGTGGACGCCGAGGGCCTGTTCGAGGTGCCGGACGGCCTGGCGCTCGACGACGCGGTCGCCCTGCTGGCCGACGGGCGCACCGCGACGATGATGACGCGCGCGGCCCGGCCCCGCGAAGGCGAACGCGTCCTGGTGGAGGCGGCGGCCGGTGGGGTCGGGACGCTCCTCGTCCAGCTCGCGAAGGCGCAGGGGGCGACGGTCGTCGCGGCCGCGCGAGGTGCGCGGAAGACCGAGCTGGTCATGAGGTTGGGGGCGGACGAGGCCGTCGACTACGGCGAGCCGGGCTGGGCGGAGAAGGCCGGGCCGGTGGACGTCGTGTTCGACGGCGTGGGCGGGGACGTGGCCCGCGAGGCGTTCGGCCTGCTCAGGAAGGGCGGACGCATGGTCAGTTTCGGGCTTGCGAGCGGGGAATGGGCGAGCATCCCCGAGGAGGACGCCCGGGAGCGGGGCGTCGCGCTCGTCCGGCCCACGGCCACGCCGGAGGAGTTGCGGGAGTTCACGCGGCACGCGCTGCGCGAGGCGGCGGCCGGACGGATCGAGCCGGTGATCGGGCAGCGCTTCCCGCTCGACGACGCCGCCGGGGCGCACGCCGCGATCGAGTCGCGCGGGACCGTCGGCAAGACGCTCCTGGAGGTCAGCCCACCCTCCTGA
- a CDS encoding TNT domain-containing protein (This protein contains a domain related to Tuberculosis Necrotizing Toxin, which is the C-terminal effector domain of outer membrane channel protein CpnT, and which has a lethal NAD+-glycohydrolase activity.) — protein sequence MTGQDDRVAEFESRVAEFARRLAPPGWRRLDLHCAATVAASDVALTVLTGEGGIVAAEDVPEELTGLLMDLRRAQCRPERGSWFSMTMIIEPGSVRPLYNHEFDPLWDPPIPVEYWRRDQTVMPRDGENVPGWLRDRLEGREPAAPPASAPEPMNPVERTELLSNRFAILIADHAPALWERVCGHYQAVGGHAELSAMTCHHADGARTSREAPAAAAVLLDRLRAGTHAFQGSTWSRIDFEVLYEDGAVRCRASFAHDDEPRWDEEPSADDVRRELERFPREDVPDWMARRLGPRPRPMAVAGTPPPPPGSGLRRAKIFDHAGPDGSRPAVSRPPVPPDQAGRVAGYLRQAPAVMAARSNAPDRLDPSRGSAVPLTFHTDGTWVWSGAVAYYLSEHGVPPEPDLVAHIIANGFRVPEVDDDTMNAANSAVTGRAAPERVPAGAEPDWTGTLQHRLDQLRVDRAAYRINARRLDDVAEGVWCLVSRQGRWSVFRMRDGERRKEAVFDDAEQASAHLLGRLLLDPRHTVEDGPFAPLKGEPPLSLLRDRHVVELAAGTEVDRYGAPDGNVTYAARTPYPQRSLPPEWRDRPYRVYRLQRPMETLTGTAVPWFGQPGGGTAHVFRRSVTDLLADGGLVEIPDA from the coding sequence GTGACGGGCCAGGACGACCGCGTCGCGGAGTTCGAGAGCCGGGTCGCCGAGTTCGCCCGGCGGCTGGCCCCGCCCGGCTGGCGGCGGCTCGACCTGCACTGCGCCGCGACGGTCGCCGCGAGCGACGTCGCGCTGACGGTGCTGACGGGCGAAGGCGGGATCGTGGCGGCCGAGGACGTCCCGGAGGAGCTGACCGGCCTGCTGATGGACCTGCGCCGCGCGCAGTGCCGGCCCGAGCGGGGCAGCTGGTTCTCGATGACCATGATCATCGAGCCGGGTTCGGTGCGCCCGCTCTACAACCACGAGTTCGACCCGCTGTGGGACCCGCCGATCCCGGTGGAGTACTGGCGGCGCGACCAGACCGTGATGCCGCGGGACGGCGAGAACGTGCCGGGCTGGCTGCGCGACCGGCTGGAGGGCCGCGAGCCCGCCGCGCCGCCCGCGTCCGCCCCGGAGCCGATGAACCCGGTCGAGCGGACGGAGCTGCTGTCGAACCGGTTCGCGATCCTGATCGCCGACCACGCGCCGGCGCTGTGGGAGCGGGTCTGCGGGCACTACCAGGCGGTCGGCGGGCACGCCGAGCTCTCCGCGATGACGTGCCACCACGCCGACGGCGCCCGGACGTCCCGGGAGGCGCCCGCCGCCGCCGCCGTGCTGCTCGACCGGCTCCGCGCCGGGACGCACGCGTTCCAGGGATCCACCTGGTCGCGGATCGACTTCGAGGTCCTGTACGAGGACGGGGCCGTGCGCTGCCGCGCGAGCTTCGCCCACGACGACGAGCCGCGCTGGGACGAGGAGCCGTCCGCCGACGACGTCCGGCGCGAGCTGGAGCGGTTCCCGCGCGAGGACGTCCCGGACTGGATGGCGCGCCGGCTCGGACCGCGCCCCCGGCCGATGGCGGTGGCCGGCACGCCGCCGCCCCCGCCGGGGTCGGGGCTGCGCCGGGCCAAGATCTTCGACCATGCGGGCCCGGACGGGAGCCGTCCCGCCGTGTCGCGCCCGCCCGTCCCGCCGGACCAGGCCGGGCGCGTGGCCGGGTACCTGCGGCAGGCCCCGGCCGTCATGGCCGCGCGCTCGAACGCCCCCGACCGGCTCGACCCGTCGCGCGGCTCGGCGGTGCCGCTGACCTTCCACACCGACGGGACGTGGGTGTGGTCGGGTGCGGTGGCCTATTACCTGAGCGAGCACGGCGTCCCGCCGGAGCCCGACCTCGTCGCGCACATCATCGCCAACGGGTTCCGCGTCCCCGAAGTCGACGACGACACCATGAACGCCGCGAACTCCGCCGTCACCGGACGCGCCGCGCCCGAACGCGTTCCGGCCGGAGCCGAGCCCGATTGGACGGGGACGCTCCAGCACCGCCTCGACCAGCTCCGCGTCGACCGCGCCGCCTACCGCATCAACGCGCGCCGCCTCGACGACGTGGCCGAGGGCGTCTGGTGCCTGGTGTCGCGGCAGGGCCGCTGGTCGGTGTTCCGGATGCGCGACGGGGAGCGCCGCAAGGAGGCCGTCTTCGACGACGCCGAGCAGGCGTCCGCGCACCTGCTCGGGCGGCTGCTGCTCGACCCACGCCACACCGTCGAGGACGGGCCCTTCGCGCCGCTCAAGGGTGAGCCGCCGCTCTCGCTCCTGCGCGACCGCCATGTCGTGGAACTGGCCGCGGGAACGGAGGTGGACCGCTACGGCGCCCCGGACGGCAACGTGACGTACGCGGCGCGCACGCCGTATCCGCAGCGGTCGCTGCCGCCCGAGTGGCGGGACCGCCCGTACCGCGTCTACCGGCTGCAGCGGCCTATGGAGACCCTGACCGGAACGGCCGTCCCGTGGTTCGGGCAGCCGGGCGGCGGGACGGCGCACGTGTTCCGGCGGTCGGTCACCGACCTGCTCGCCGACGGCGGCCTCGTCGAGATCCCGGACGCCTGA
- a CDS encoding alpha/beta hydrolase family protein, which produces MSTAAPASSVPASPGPPHPRRRRRARPLMSAVVTITALLCALVGGVGWYFAGVAIEVDHSAEYPLTIEDMGNGTVTLPREPGTERPGAWALVWKGGRALLGPVVGGNDEHVVRKVSPVEGALVKDAPAMIDHWMYDGDPKTALGLPFQDVSYPSEVGPMPAWLVPGTSPKSTWVIGVHGRNADKAETFRVMRTVHALGMPMLSIAYRNDVGAPPSHDRRNHLGDKEWHDVVSAMGYARAHGATGVVLYGWSMGGAMAMTTLQRDPSFVRGVVLDSPVLDWNATLDKQADARHLPGFMTDIAKRVLQWRIGIDLTDFDMRRFAPHLRTPVLMFTTEDDATVANAPAFAFARKAPPGTVTHIPTPGDHTESWNVDPAAYERSLVAFLRRVG; this is translated from the coding sequence GTGTCCACCGCTGCACCAGCGTCGTCCGTCCCGGCGTCCCCCGGCCCGCCGCACCCCCGGCGTCGCCGCCGTGCCCGCCCGCTGATGTCGGCGGTCGTCACGATCACCGCACTGCTGTGCGCGCTCGTCGGCGGGGTCGGCTGGTACTTCGCCGGCGTCGCCATCGAGGTCGACCACTCCGCCGAGTACCCGCTGACCATCGAGGACATGGGGAACGGCACCGTCACGCTGCCCCGCGAGCCGGGGACGGAGCGTCCCGGCGCGTGGGCCCTGGTCTGGAAGGGCGGGCGCGCCCTGCTCGGGCCCGTCGTCGGCGGGAACGACGAGCACGTCGTCCGGAAGGTGTCCCCCGTGGAGGGCGCCCTGGTGAAGGACGCCCCGGCGATGATCGACCACTGGATGTACGACGGCGACCCCAAGACGGCGCTCGGGCTGCCGTTCCAGGACGTCTCGTATCCGTCCGAGGTCGGGCCCATGCCCGCGTGGCTCGTCCCGGGGACGTCCCCCAAGAGCACCTGGGTCATCGGCGTCCATGGGCGCAACGCCGACAAGGCCGAGACGTTCCGTGTGATGCGCACCGTCCATGCGCTGGGCATGCCGATGCTGTCCATCGCCTACCGCAATGACGTGGGCGCACCCCCTTCGCACGACCGCCGCAACCATCTGGGCGACAAGGAGTGGCACGACGTCGTCTCCGCCATGGGCTACGCGCGCGCACACGGCGCGACGGGCGTCGTCCTGTACGGATGGTCGATGGGCGGCGCGATGGCGATGACGACGTTGCAGCGGGACCCGTCGTTCGTGCGCGGGGTCGTGCTGGACTCCCCCGTCCTCGACTGGAACGCCACCCTGGACAAGCAGGCCGATGCCCGCCACCTGCCCGGCTTCATGACGGACATCGCCAAGCGCGTCCTGCAGTGGCGCATCGGCATCGACCTGACCGACTTCGACATGCGCCGGTTCGCGCCCCACCTGCGGACGCCGGTCCTCATGTTCACCACCGAGGACGACGCCACCGTCGCCAACGCCCCCGCCTTCGCCTTCGCCCGGAAGGCGCCGCCCGGCACGGTCACCCACATCCCCACGCCGGGCGACCACACCGAGTCCTGGAACGTCGACCCCGCCGCCTACGAGCGTTCGCTGGTCGCGTTCCTCAGGAGGGTGGGCTGA
- a CDS encoding cation-translocating P-type ATPase, translating into MGIAGMSVAKAVLAAPFAAVDMASTLAVSGAVAGTRAAAVGVGTTARVATGTVHEVGRRGAAVLRGGVEGGKAAEGRRKSEEAPDQKDGRPGVGSTVRAVAEAGFDRATRVSGAVVALAAGESGRRVWARGGRAHIRANGLAGGGRRQRRYTKALRDALLSLEGVDLAEVNAVTGHVLVAYAEGAVDLDTLVSTVEDVEEAHGAARFDEAAHARRPDDEMAWTAAMSALVADCAGAAGALAGRLLFLPPVPRPVVAAVSVADSMPRVRAALERRLGAPRADALLGVASAVVHGAGQGLVPVAVDAAHRVFQLYEIQARREVWEAREPRLAGGRPQDWGRRAQRPCPLPDGPVEKAADRTSLGHLIGAAGVLAGTRDVSAVADLLLATVPKAARHGREAFAAVLAHDLARRGVVQLDPGALRRLDRVSAVVIDSAVLCDGELRLLSAVATGDVLDDAGVWRAASALLAGYGRDDLEGPGPWRGRPEGGREAAGCRLERAADAPSGGPADPCGVTLDLLDEQRGRCGRVWVGSSLDPLAEALLSAAHEAADVVVLTEHASTRELLAWGDDSAVAADRLVRCVSDLQRDGHGVLAVACGQDQALDAADVGIGVLRDDRPVDWRADLLCGPGLAEAWRLLVAVRSARRASERAAQLSLSASALGALLIAGRPRRRRAGRVRLRRVVGSWHDVPPVHAASLPAMAVNAVSARRLNHRPLPLPIVRDDWHALTAEAAWRRLSRIAAERAAGNGAETQAAGLAKVPLLRRAVAGPAGTGLRIAAAVRQELADPLTPVLALGAAASAVVGSSVDALLVAGVVAGNALVGGAQRMRAEKALGELLLTQRIHARRLRVDAQAVVEGQAGEAAGERDFARLRTAESDRVTADRLHTGDVILLRSEDVVPADARLLWAESLEVDEAALTGESVPVDKSVEPSPGAGPADRHCMVYEGTTVVAGEAGAVVVATAEATEAGRAAALAGAADVSSSMQAHLAELTHRALPATVLGGAAVTLLGMLRGRPLRRGLGSGVAVAVAAVPEGLPLVATISQLAAARRLSRLGVLVRSTRALEALGRVDTLCFDKTGTLTEGRLRVVRASGSTRPLPLTGEGGRGLLRVAARACPPPGGGQAPHATDRAVLERAENLPPDSRWRLEEELPFETTRGFSASLGHDDDRAVIAVKGAPEVLLAKCSRVHGGAKGGRDKPLTAARRRAAAATVRRLAGQGLRVLAIAERNVPDAAGARGEITEHVEDLALLGFIGIADTPRPTAEEAVRRLCEAGVQVTMITGDHPDTAVAVAAELGIPDAHDVVTGAELDTLSAAERVEAVQRATVYARVTPAQKVRIIKDLRRAGRVVAMTGDGTNDAAAIRRADVGIAVAGRGSGAARNAADLVLTAPDTTLILDALREGRALWNSVRDAAAILVGGNAGEVAFTTLGTALDGNAPLSTRQLLLVNLFTDMLPSLAVAITPADPGPDPSAPLGAAPVRGFTGHDMRQVLAVRGAATAAAALASWQAGRLTGLVPGGRRRASTMGLAALVCAQLGQTLISRWNSPLVLATCAVSAAALFAVVETPGISQFFGCTPLGPGAWTIVTMAAAAATLGAAVAPRLLPSPSGPGPARPSGSR; encoded by the coding sequence GTGGGCATCGCGGGGATGTCGGTTGCCAAGGCCGTGCTCGCCGCGCCGTTCGCGGCGGTGGACATGGCTTCGACGCTGGCCGTCAGCGGTGCGGTGGCGGGGACGCGGGCGGCCGCGGTCGGCGTGGGAACCACCGCCCGTGTCGCCACGGGGACCGTCCATGAGGTCGGGAGGCGGGGGGCGGCTGTCCTGCGCGGGGGCGTCGAGGGCGGGAAAGCCGCTGAAGGCCGGCGAAAGAGCGAGGAAGCGCCGGACCAGAAGGACGGCCGGCCGGGCGTGGGCTCTACGGTCCGAGCGGTGGCGGAGGCGGGGTTCGACCGTGCGACCCGGGTGTCCGGGGCTGTGGTCGCGTTGGCCGCGGGGGAGTCCGGTCGCCGGGTGTGGGCGCGGGGCGGACGGGCGCACATCCGGGCCAACGGCCTGGCGGGCGGCGGGAGGCGGCAACGGCGATACACCAAGGCGCTGAGGGATGCGCTTCTGAGTCTGGAAGGCGTGGACCTGGCGGAGGTCAACGCGGTCACCGGTCACGTCCTGGTGGCGTACGCGGAGGGCGCGGTGGACCTCGACACCCTGGTGTCGACGGTCGAGGACGTGGAGGAGGCGCACGGGGCCGCCCGGTTCGACGAGGCCGCGCACGCGCGTCGACCGGACGACGAGATGGCGTGGACGGCGGCGATGTCCGCCCTGGTGGCCGACTGCGCGGGCGCCGCTGGAGCACTGGCCGGGCGGCTGCTGTTCCTTCCGCCGGTGCCGAGGCCGGTGGTGGCGGCGGTGTCGGTGGCGGACTCCATGCCCAGGGTGCGGGCGGCCCTGGAGCGGCGGCTGGGCGCGCCGCGCGCCGACGCTCTGCTCGGTGTGGCCAGTGCCGTCGTGCACGGGGCCGGGCAGGGGCTCGTCCCGGTGGCCGTTGACGCCGCCCACCGGGTCTTTCAGCTTTACGAGATCCAGGCGCGACGCGAGGTGTGGGAGGCCCGCGAGCCGCGGCTGGCGGGCGGCCGGCCGCAAGACTGGGGCCGCCGTGCCCAGCGTCCTTGCCCGCTTCCGGACGGGCCGGTGGAGAAGGCCGCGGACCGTACGTCGCTGGGTCACCTCATCGGAGCTGCCGGGGTCCTGGCGGGCACGCGCGATGTGTCCGCCGTCGCCGACCTGCTGTTGGCGACCGTGCCGAAGGCGGCACGGCACGGGCGGGAGGCGTTCGCGGCGGTGCTGGCACATGACCTTGCGCGGCGGGGCGTGGTGCAGCTGGACCCGGGGGCGCTGCGGCGGCTGGACCGGGTCAGCGCGGTGGTGATCGACTCCGCCGTGCTGTGCGATGGGGAGCTGCGGCTGCTGTCGGCGGTCGCCACCGGTGACGTGCTGGACGACGCGGGCGTGTGGCGTGCCGCGAGCGCGTTGCTGGCCGGGTACGGTCGCGATGACCTGGAAGGGCCCGGGCCGTGGCGGGGGAGGCCCGAGGGCGGTCGGGAGGCGGCGGGGTGCCGGCTGGAGCGGGCGGCCGACGCACCGTCCGGCGGCCCCGCCGACCCGTGCGGCGTCACGCTGGACCTACTCGACGAGCAACGAGGACGGTGCGGCCGGGTGTGGGTCGGGTCCTCGCTCGACCCCCTGGCGGAGGCCCTGCTCTCGGCGGCGCATGAGGCGGCCGACGTGGTGGTCCTGACCGAGCATGCCAGCACCCGTGAGCTGTTGGCCTGGGGCGATGACTCCGCGGTGGCCGCGGACCGGCTGGTGCGGTGCGTGAGTGACCTGCAGCGCGACGGCCATGGGGTTCTGGCCGTCGCATGCGGGCAGGATCAGGCGCTCGATGCTGCCGACGTGGGGATCGGTGTGCTGCGCGATGATCGTCCGGTCGACTGGCGCGCCGACCTGCTGTGCGGTCCGGGCCTGGCGGAGGCGTGGCGGTTGCTGGTGGCGGTCCGGTCGGCGCGGCGTGCCAGCGAGCGTGCCGCACAGTTGTCGCTGAGCGCGTCCGCGCTGGGTGCGCTGCTGATCGCGGGAAGGCCGCGCCGGCGCCGCGCCGGACGAGTGAGGCTGCGCCGCGTGGTCGGGTCCTGGCACGACGTGCCCCCGGTGCACGCGGCCTCGTTGCCGGCGATGGCGGTCAACGCGGTGAGCGCCCGGCGGCTGAACCACCGACCGCTGCCGCTGCCCATCGTCCGGGACGACTGGCACGCCCTCACCGCCGAGGCGGCGTGGCGGCGGTTGTCGCGCATCGCCGCCGAGCGCGCAGCCGGGAACGGCGCGGAAACGCAGGCCGCAGGGCTCGCGAAGGTGCCGCTGCTGCGCCGGGCCGTGGCCGGGCCCGCCGGCACGGGGTTGCGTATCGCCGCGGCCGTGCGGCAGGAACTCGCCGACCCGCTGACTCCCGTCCTCGCACTCGGGGCGGCGGCTTCGGCGGTGGTCGGCTCCAGCGTCGACGCGCTGCTCGTCGCCGGGGTCGTGGCGGGCAACGCCCTCGTCGGCGGCGCCCAGCGCATGCGGGCGGAGAAGGCACTGGGCGAGCTGCTGCTGACACAACGGATCCACGCCCGCCGCCTGCGCGTCGACGCGCAGGCGGTCGTGGAGGGGCAAGCAGGGGAGGCGGCCGGTGAGAGGGACTTCGCGCGGCTGCGGACCGCGGAGAGCGACCGGGTCACGGCCGACCGCCTGCACACCGGAGACGTGATCCTGCTGCGTTCGGAGGACGTCGTGCCCGCGGACGCCCGGCTGCTCTGGGCCGAATCGCTGGAGGTGGACGAGGCCGCGCTCACCGGTGAGTCGGTACCCGTCGACAAGAGCGTCGAGCCTTCCCCGGGCGCCGGCCCCGCCGACCGGCACTGCATGGTCTACGAGGGCACCACGGTCGTGGCAGGCGAAGCGGGGGCCGTCGTCGTCGCCACTGCCGAGGCCACCGAGGCGGGACGGGCCGCGGCCCTCGCCGGCGCCGCGGACGTCTCCTCCAGCATGCAGGCCCACCTGGCCGAGCTCACCCACCGGGCCCTGCCCGCCACGGTTCTGGGCGGCGCGGCCGTCACCCTGCTCGGGATGCTGCGCGGCCGGCCCCTGCGCCGCGGCCTCGGATCCGGCGTCGCGGTCGCCGTGGCCGCCGTCCCCGAGGGGCTGCCCCTGGTCGCCACCATCTCCCAGCTGGCCGCGGCGCGGCGGCTGTCACGCCTGGGGGTGCTGGTCCGCTCCACCCGGGCGCTGGAGGCCCTCGGCCGGGTGGACACCCTGTGCTTCGACAAGACCGGCACCCTCACCGAGGGCCGGCTCCGCGTGGTCCGCGCGTCCGGTTCCACCCGTCCGCTGCCCCTGACCGGGGAGGGCGGCCGGGGCCTCCTGCGGGTCGCCGCGCGGGCCTGCCCACCGCCGGGCGGCGGGCAGGCCCCCCACGCCACCGACCGGGCCGTCCTGGAGCGCGCGGAGAACCTGCCACCCGACAGCCGGTGGCGCCTGGAAGAGGAACTGCCCTTCGAGACCACCCGGGGGTTCTCCGCCTCGCTCGGGCACGACGACGACCGAGCGGTCATCGCCGTCAAGGGCGCTCCCGAAGTGCTCCTGGCCAAATGCAGCCGGGTCCATGGCGGAGCCAAGGGTGGTCGGGACAAGCCGCTCACCGCCGCCCGGCGCCGCGCCGCCGCCGCGACCGTCCGCCGGCTGGCGGGACAGGGCCTGCGCGTGCTCGCCATCGCCGAACGGAACGTCCCCGACGCCGCCGGAGCGCGCGGTGAGATCACCGAGCACGTCGAGGACCTCGCCCTGCTCGGTTTCATCGGCATCGCCGACACTCCGCGTCCCACCGCCGAGGAGGCGGTACGGCGGCTCTGTGAGGCGGGCGTGCAGGTCACCATGATCACCGGTGACCACCCGGACACCGCCGTCGCGGTCGCCGCCGAACTCGGCATCCCCGACGCGCACGATGTCGTCACCGGTGCCGAACTCGACACTCTGTCCGCCGCCGAGCGTGTCGAGGCCGTCCAGCGCGCGACGGTCTACGCCCGTGTCACCCCGGCCCAGAAGGTACGGATCATCAAGGACCTGCGCCGAGCCGGGCGGGTGGTCGCGATGACCGGCGACGGGACGAACGACGCCGCGGCCATCCGCCGCGCCGACGTCGGCATCGCCGTCGCCGGGCGCGGCTCCGGCGCGGCCCGCAACGCCGCGGACCTCGTCCTGACCGCGCCCGACACCACACTCATCCTCGACGCGCTGCGCGAGGGCCGCGCCCTGTGGAACAGCGTCCGGGACGCGGCCGCGATCCTGGTGGGCGGCAACGCCGGGGAAGTGGCCTTCACCACCCTGGGGACGGCACTGGACGGGAACGCCCCACTGAGCACCCGGCAACTGCTCCTGGTGAACCTGTTCACCGACATGCTGCCGTCGCTCGCCGTCGCCATCACCCCCGCCGACCCCGGACCCGACCCCTCGGCACCACTCGGCGCCGCGCCGGTACGCGGGTTCACCGGCCACGACATGCGACAGGTGCTGGCCGTGCGCGGTGCCGCCACCGCAGCGGCGGCCCTGGCCTCCTGGCAGGCGGGCCGCCTCACCGGCCTCGTCCCCGGAGGACGCCGCCGGGCCTCCACCATGGGCCTGGCCGCCCTGGTCTGCGCCCAACTCGGCCAAACGCTCATCTCACGCTGGAACAGCCCCTTGGTCCTCGCCACCTGCGCCGTCTCGGCCGCAGCCCTGTTCGCCGTGGTCGAAACACCGGGCATCAGCCAGTTCTTCGGCTGCACCCCTCTCGGCCCCGGAGCCTGGACGATCGTCACGATGGCGGCGGCGGCCGCGACCCTGGGGGCCGCCGTCGCCCCAAGGCTGCTGCCTTCCCCTTCCGGGCCGGGTCCGGCGAGGCCGTCCGGATCCCGGTGA